In the Ruminococcus albus 7 = DSM 20455 genome, one interval contains:
- a CDS encoding leucine-rich repeat domain-containing protein: MANENFTILDGQLISYSGHERSVIVPEGVKVIKEGAFLGCVHIEEVTLPEGVITIKPKAFWGCVGLKHIKLPSTLCTIEFCAFRECESLEEIDVPEGVFFLGDSVFQGCEMLQRAYLPDSLTGLGASTFCDCLHLTDVHLPKKIDTISTGFFRNCVNLRRIEIPENIKALEENAFFGCTALEDINLPKDLLSIGNSCFEGCRKLIKISVPDTIESIGINAFNKTGLMIFCFSDFLVLGGILVRYMGKDDTAVVPDGVRFIGDHAFACCEELKNVVIPASVTDIHDYAFEHCSILESVTLPAGLKSLGTGVFMDCTALKKLRLPPALNRIGSKLLNNTALEKSNNSDTMILEGKYLITYTGSADKFLVPDGIQVIADEAFVQCGGVKEITFPYGLRTIGSGAFRWRNELKKISIPSTVTYIGDNAFVNCNEPEITIMNPKGTLCENGFPDGSLLTFVVGSHVLKIRLVWEVKAGDCPERRLWNFVCSRTKEAFEDLQWSDYALPCALCFYETDSWYKDYVTENIVDAVCFAAEEGDYALERVLSFGLLSKDQLQDCINYAIEHKLTQQQMILLRYRQENFGGEGSV, from the coding sequence ATGGCTAATGAGAATTTTACTATACTTGATGGACAGCTTATATCATACAGTGGCCACGAAAGATCGGTGATCGTGCCTGAAGGAGTAAAAGTCATCAAAGAAGGTGCTTTCCTTGGATGCGTTCATATTGAGGAAGTTACCCTCCCCGAGGGTGTCATCACCATCAAGCCGAAAGCTTTTTGGGGATGTGTAGGTCTTAAACATATAAAACTGCCTTCCACGCTCTGCACCATTGAATTTTGTGCATTTCGTGAATGCGAATCTCTTGAAGAAATAGATGTCCCTGAGGGCGTGTTCTTTCTTGGTGACTCGGTATTCCAGGGCTGTGAAATGCTTCAGAGGGCTTATCTGCCTGATTCACTTACAGGTCTTGGCGCAAGTACTTTCTGTGATTGTCTGCATCTTACAGATGTTCACCTGCCCAAGAAGATCGACACTATCAGTACAGGATTCTTCCGCAACTGCGTTAATCTCAGACGTATCGAGATACCCGAAAATATAAAGGCACTGGAAGAAAATGCCTTCTTCGGCTGCACTGCACTTGAGGATATAAATCTCCCGAAAGATCTCCTAAGCATCGGCAATAGCTGCTTTGAGGGGTGCCGCAAGCTTATTAAGATCAGTGTTCCCGACACTATCGAGAGTATAGGTATCAATGCATTCAACAAGACCGGACTGATGATATTCTGCTTCTCCGACTTTCTTGTACTTGGCGGTATACTGGTAAGATATATGGGCAAGGACGATACTGCCGTTGTCCCCGACGGAGTCCGCTTCATAGGAGATCACGCATTTGCCTGCTGTGAAGAACTTAAAAACGTTGTTATACCTGCATCCGTTACAGATATACATGATTATGCATTTGAACATTGCAGCATACTTGAAAGCGTCACTCTGCCTGCAGGTCTTAAAAGCCTTGGCACAGGTGTGTTCATGGATTGTACTGCCCTCAAAAAGCTCAGGCTGCCGCCTGCATTAAACCGCATAGGTTCAAAGCTGTTAAACAACACCGCGCTTGAAAAGTCCAATAATTCAGACACAATGATATTGGAGGGCAAGTATCTCATCACTTACACAGGCTCAGCTGACAAGTTCTTAGTTCCCGACGGCATTCAGGTCATAGCAGATGAAGCATTTGTTCAGTGCGGCGGTGTAAAGGAGATAACTTTCCCTTATGGTCTGCGCACCATCGGCAGCGGTGCGTTCCGCTGGAGGAATGAGCTGAAAAAAATAAGCATACCATCCACCGTTACTTATATAGGCGATAATGCTTTTGTCAACTGTAACGAGCCGGAAATAACTATCATGAATCCCAAGGGCACACTTTGTGAAAACGGATTCCCTGATGGTTCACTGCTGACTTTCGTTGTCGGCAGCCACGTACTTAAAATACGTCTTGTATGGGAAGTCAAAGCAGGCGATTGTCCCGAAAGGCGGCTCTGGAACTTTGTATGTTCAAGAACGAAGGAAGCATTTGAAGACCTTCAATGGTCTGATTATGCCCTTCCCTGTGCTTTATGCTTCTATGAAACAGACAGCTGGTACAAAGATTACGTCACCGAGAATATCGTCGATGCTGTATGCTTTGCCGCAGAAGAAGGCGATTATGCCCTTGAACGCGTCCTTTCATTCGGACTCTTATCAAAAGACCAGCTCCAGGACTGCATAAACTATGCTATCGAACACAAGCTGACACAGCAGCAGATGATACTCCTCCGCTACCGTCAGGAGAATTTCGGCGGCGAAGGATCTGTCTGA